GTGGCCTCCGTCACCGCAAAGGGCTGCCGGTTCGGGGTCAGCGTACGAAGAACAATTCGCGCACCCGCAAAGGCAAACGGAAGACCGTTGCCGGCAAGAAGAAGGCTACCAAATAAATTTTAGCGGAAATCGGCAGCGGGCCTTCTCATTAATCCACTGCTGCCAACACCTTCCGCTCTTTTTTGCGATAACCAAATGGCACAAAAAAGAAAAGACAAAGCCAAGAAGCGCATCGTCCAGGTTGAAGCAACCGGTCAGGTGCACATCAAGGCTTCGTTCAACAACATCATCATCTCGGTTACGAACAACAACGGCCAGGTGATTTCGTGGGCTTCGGCCGGCAAAATGGGTTTCCGCGGTTCTAAAAAGAACACTCCCTATGCTGCCCAAACCGCTGCTCAGGACTGCGGTAAAGTAGCCTACGACCTAGGCATGCGCAAGTGCGAGGTATTCGTGAAAGGTCCGGGTGCTGGCCGTGAGTCGGCTATCCGTGCCTTCCAGAACCTGGGCATTGAGGTGACGACCATCCGCGACGTGACTCCGCTGCCGCACAACGGCTGCCGTCCGCCCAAACGTCGCCGCGTCTGAGTAACGGCAGACGCGTGGTTTCTGCCGCCCCGTGAGGGAGCCAGCGAAACCAGGCAGTTTTCTTTTCTCTTCAGAAAAATCACCTCTTTAGAATGGCACGTTATACCGGCCCTAAAACCAAGGTTGCCCGTCGCTTCGGGGAAGCCATTTTCGGCCCGAGCAAGGCACTCACCAAGAAAGCATATCCTCCGGGCCAGCACGGCCGCGGCCGCCGCAAGAAGCAGTCGGAATACGCCGTGCAGCTGATGGAGAAGCAAAAAGTAAAGTACCTCTACGGGGTACTGGAAAAGCAGTTCGCCAACCTGTTCGACAAAGCTGCTGGTAAGCCGGGTATCACCGGTGAAAACCTGCTGGCTTACCTCGAGCAGCGTCTGGACAACGTGGTATACCGTTTGGGCATTGCCCCGACGCGCCGCGCTGCTCGTCAGCTCGTTTCGCACAAGCACATCATCGTTGATGGTGAGGTGGTAAACATCCCTTCGTACCACGTTAAGCCGGGTTCGATTGTGGCTGTACGCGAAAAGTCGAAGTCGCTGGAGGCTATCGTGAACAGCCTGTCTGTTCGCAATGCCCGTCAGTTCGGCTGGCTGGAGTGGGATGCGAAAGAGTTTGCCGGTAAGGTAATCTCGACTCCCCAGCGCGACCAGATCCCCGAGAAAATCGAGGAGCAGCTGATCGTCGAGCTGTATTCGAAGTAATCCTGACTGCGAGCCGGCTGCTGCCCGAGAACTATCTTGGGCAGCAGCCGGCTCCTCTATGGTTTCTTCTTTCCTTCCAAATCCCTTACATCCGCATCTATGTCAATTCTCGCTTTTCAAATGCCGGAGAAAGTCGTGATGGAGAAATCCGACGACTTCTACGGAACGTTTGAGTTCAAACCGCTGGAGAAGGGTTACGGCGTGACGATCGGCAACGCGCTACGTCGCATTCTGCTGTCGTCGCTCGAGGGGTACGCGATTACCTCGGTACGCACGAGCAACGTGCTGCACGAGTTTCAGACCATTGAGGGGGTCATCGAAGACATGTCGGAAATTATTCTGAACCTGAAGCAAGTTCGGTTCAAGAAGATTAACGATGTAATCGAAGACAAAATCACGGTTCGCATCAGCGGCCAGGAATCCTTTGCTGCCGGCGATATTAACAAGTTCACCAACGGTTTCCAGGTGCTGAACCCGGACCTGGTGATTTGCAATATTGACCCCAGCACCTCGCTGGAGTTCGAGTTTACGGTTCAGAAGGGCCGTGGCTACGTACCTGCTGAGGAGAACAAGCCGGCTGACCAAGTATTTGGTCAGATTTCTATCGATGCCATCTTCACGCCGATCAAAAACGTGAAGTACAGCATCGAAAATACCCGTGTGGAGCAGAAGACCGACTACGAGAAACTGCTGCTCGAAATTCATACGGACGGCTCGATTCATCCGGAGGACGCGCTGAAAGGTGCTGCCAACATCCTGATCCAACACTTCATGTTGTTCTCGGACAACACGATGACCTTTGAGACGGCCAAGGCCGAGGAGGAGACCAGCGTGGACGAAGAGACGCTGCACATGCGGAAGGTTCTCAAGACCCCGCTGCAGGACATGGACCTGTCGGTACGTGCTTACAACTGCTTGAAGGCCGCCGATATCAAGACCCTCGGCGACCTGGTGCAGCTGGACCTGGCCGACATGATGAAGTTCCGCAACTTCGGTAAGAAGTCGCTGACCGAACTGGAGAACCTCGTTGAGGAAAAAGGCCTCCACTTTGGTATGGACGTGTCGCGGTTCCGCCTCGACGAAGAATAGCCTTCCATTTTTTAGTGTGCCCTAGGGGCGGCGGTTCAAATGTGGTTTCGGCCCGCCGTGGTCGCCGCCCGCAAGCACATCACCTTTATTTCTTAATTGTCCGATGAGACACGGTAAAAAAGACAATCACCTCGGCCGTACCACCGCTCACCGCGGTGCAATGCTGTCGAACATGGCTTCGTCGCTGATCCTGCACAAGCGCATCACGACGACTACTGCCAAGGCGAAAGAACTACGCAAGTACGTTGAGCCGCTGCTGACCCGCTCGAAAGAAGACACGACGCACTCGCGCCGCATGGTATTCGCCGAGCTGCAGAACAAAGAGTCGATTAAGGAGCTGTTTGGTGAAGTGGCTGGCAAAATTGCCAACCGTCCCGGTGGCTACACCCGCATCATCAAGCTGAGCGCCGGCCGTGCTGGTGACAACGCCGACATGTGCATCATCGAGCTGGTTGACTACAACGAAGCTCTGCTGGAAGCCAAGAACGCTGGCGCCGCTAAAGCAACGACCCGTCGTTCGCGCCGCGGTGGCAAGAAAGCCGAAGGTGCTGCAACGCCTGCTGCTACCACCGAAGCTACTCCTGCTACGGAAGCTCCGGCTGCTGATGCTGCTTCGACTGAAGAAGCTGCTTCGTAAGCAAAGCCAGTTATCGGAAAAGGGGCACCCAGCATTGGGTGCCCCTTTTCTTTTGCCCTAGGTGCCAAGCTAAACCCGCGTAGGGGCAGCCAGCAAAAGGTGAATTGAGTACCTTGCCGCCCGGTAGGCAAGCATGCCGCAAGCGCACTTGCTTACAAGGGACTGATCAAACACCTTTTCACCTTTCACCTTTCCTGCATATGAGCATTATCGCCGCCATCAACGCCCGGCAAATCTTCGACTCGCGTGGTAACCCGACTGTGGAGGTAGACGTGACCACCGACAACGGCGTGGTAGGCCGTGCTGCGGTGCCATCGGGCGCTTCTACCGGTAAGCACGAAGCTGTGGAGCTGCGCGACGACGATAAGTCGAAATACATGGGTAAGGGCGTGCTGAAGGCGGTTGAGAACGTCAACAGCAAGATTGCCGAAGAGCTGGTGGGCTTCTCGGTGTACGAGCAAAGCCTGCTCGACAAGATCATGCTGGAGCTCGATGGCACGCCGAACAAGGCAACCCTAGGTGCCAATGCCATTTTGGGCGTGTCGCTGGCTATTGCCCGGGCCGCAGCCCAGGAGGCCGGTATGCCGCTGTACCGCTACGTGGGCGGCGTAAACGCCTCGACGCTGCCGGTGCCCATGATGAATATCCTGAACGGCGGTTCGCACGCCGACAACTCGATCGACTTCCAGGAGTTCATGGTTATGCCGGTGGGCGCCGAGTCGTTCACGGAGGCGCTGCGCTGGGGTTCGGAAATTTTCCACCACTTGAAGAACGTGCTGAAGAAGCAGGGCCTGAGCACCAACGTGGGCGACGAAGGCGGGTTCGCACCGAACATCAAGTCGAACGAGGCGGCTATTGAGGTAGTACTGCAGGCCATTGAGGCCGCCGGCTACAAGCCTGGCGACGACGTGATGATTGCGCTGGATGCCGCTGCTTCGGAATTCTACTCCGATGGTCATTACCACTTCAAGAAGAGCACGGGCGACAAGCTGACGTCGTCGGAAATGGCTTCGTACTGGGCCGATTGGACGCGCCGCTACCCGATCATCAGCATTGAGGATGGCCTTGATGAGGACGACTGGGCTGGTTGGAAGCAGCTAACCGATGAGGTTGGCCAAAACGTGCAGCTGGTGGGCGACGACCTGTTCGTAACGAACGTGAAGCGCATTCAGGAAGGCATTGAGAAGGGTGTGGCCAACGCTATCCTGATCAAGGTAAACCAGATTGGTTCGCTCACCGAAACCATCGACGCCATCAACCTGGGCCGCCGTCATCAGTACAAGAGCATCATGTCGCACCGTTCGGGCGAAACCGAGGACAACACCATTGCCGACCTGGCCGTGGCGCTGAACACGGGCCAGATCAAGACGGGTTCGATGTCGCGCTCCGACCGCATGGCTAAGTACAACCAGCTGCTGCGCATCGAGCAGGAGCTTGGCGAAGTGGCTTACTTCCCTGGCCGCAACATGTAATTTGCCGGGTAGCCTGCCGAGGCTAGCGCGAGGCCGCAGATCCTTCGGGAGCTGCGGCCTCGTTGTTTGCCGGCCTAGGTGATTTGTGCCCTGGCAGCGCAAGGGGTTAAATAATCCGGTGCGGCGGCCAAGGCAGCCCGTAACAGTATTTATCTTTGAGTTATGGCTCTCCCCGACGTACTTGACCGTGTACCGCGTTTCCTGCGCAGCTTTTACTTTCTGACCGGGATGACCTTTCTGGTGTGGATGACGCTTTTTGACGGCAACGACCTGCTGAAACAGTACGAGATGTACGACAAGTGGCGGGAGCTGCAGGTGCAAAAGGAGTACTACACCGGGAAAATTGCCGAGGTAAAGAAAGACCGCGCCGAGTTGCTCAGCAGCCCCGAAATGCTCGAAAAGTTTGCCCGCGAAAAGTACGTGATGAAGCGCCCCGGCGAGGACGTGTTCGTGCTGGTGCCGCAGGAAGAGGAATAAGCCTAAAGGCCACCACGCCCAAGGGGTAAAGCACGGTACCAAGCCGTGCTTTTCTGTTTAATAAGCATTTATGGCAGGTACCGGGCGTTATCAGGCATAGCTATTGCGTTGGCATACTCCATGAGGCAGTACACAAACACAAAGCCGCGCCGGCGGCGCTGGGTGGCGGTAGTAGCTCTAATGCTGCTGTCGAGTACAGCAGCGTGGGCCGGCCCGTCGCAATTGCAGATAGCGCGGCAGTTTTTGCTGGCAGTACTCAGCGGTAAGTACGATGAGGCCTACCGGCTGCTGGCTCCGGAAGTACAGGCCGGCGTAAGCCCGGCACGCTTTCGGACTGCGGCTGAACCCATTTACCGGCAGGGGCAGCAGCGGGGCGCGCGCATCGATTTGTACCGCCTGGGGCTGCGCATTGGGGATGATGACCAAGTGCGCTGGTTTTATGCGTTTAGCTTCAAGAGCGACTCGCTGGTGAAAGTCCCACAGCAGCTCGACGTAACCTTCCGCGACTCGGCTGCTACCGGCGTGCTGGAGTTCAGGATGGTGCCTGCAGCCGCCGACGGCCCCTCGGCCCGCCCTAGGTAGCAGCGGCCCGCCGAGCGTTGGGCAGCTAGCCCGGCAACGAGATTTTGCCCATGTGCACCGCCGGCACGCGTTGGCGCCCCGAGCCCATGGCTACTCCGGAACCCGCCAGGGTTTCGTTGGCCAACACAGCGAATAGCACGGCTTCTTT
The sequence above is drawn from the Hymenobacter sp. YIM 151858-1 genome and encodes:
- the rpsK gene encoding 30S ribosomal protein S11 — encoded protein: MAQKRKDKAKKRIVQVEATGQVHIKASFNNIIISVTNNNGQVISWASAGKMGFRGSKKNTPYAAQTAAQDCGKVAYDLGMRKCEVFVKGPGAGRESAIRAFQNLGIEVTTIRDVTPLPHNGCRPPKRRRV
- the rpsD gene encoding 30S ribosomal protein S4, translating into MARYTGPKTKVARRFGEAIFGPSKALTKKAYPPGQHGRGRRKKQSEYAVQLMEKQKVKYLYGVLEKQFANLFDKAAGKPGITGENLLAYLEQRLDNVVYRLGIAPTRRAARQLVSHKHIIVDGEVVNIPSYHVKPGSIVAVREKSKSLEAIVNSLSVRNARQFGWLEWDAKEFAGKVISTPQRDQIPEKIEEQLIVELYSK
- a CDS encoding DNA-directed RNA polymerase subunit alpha, whose translation is MSILAFQMPEKVVMEKSDDFYGTFEFKPLEKGYGVTIGNALRRILLSSLEGYAITSVRTSNVLHEFQTIEGVIEDMSEIILNLKQVRFKKINDVIEDKITVRISGQESFAAGDINKFTNGFQVLNPDLVICNIDPSTSLEFEFTVQKGRGYVPAEENKPADQVFGQISIDAIFTPIKNVKYSIENTRVEQKTDYEKLLLEIHTDGSIHPEDALKGAANILIQHFMLFSDNTMTFETAKAEEETSVDEETLHMRKVLKTPLQDMDLSVRAYNCLKAADIKTLGDLVQLDLADMMKFRNFGKKSLTELENLVEEKGLHFGMDVSRFRLDEE
- the rplQ gene encoding 50S ribosomal protein L17, whose amino-acid sequence is MRHGKKDNHLGRTTAHRGAMLSNMASSLILHKRITTTTAKAKELRKYVEPLLTRSKEDTTHSRRMVFAELQNKESIKELFGEVAGKIANRPGGYTRIIKLSAGRAGDNADMCIIELVDYNEALLEAKNAGAAKATTRRSRRGGKKAEGAATPAATTEATPATEAPAADAASTEEAAS
- the eno gene encoding phosphopyruvate hydratase, producing MSIIAAINARQIFDSRGNPTVEVDVTTDNGVVGRAAVPSGASTGKHEAVELRDDDKSKYMGKGVLKAVENVNSKIAEELVGFSVYEQSLLDKIMLELDGTPNKATLGANAILGVSLAIARAAAQEAGMPLYRYVGGVNASTLPVPMMNILNGGSHADNSIDFQEFMVMPVGAESFTEALRWGSEIFHHLKNVLKKQGLSTNVGDEGGFAPNIKSNEAAIEVVLQAIEAAGYKPGDDVMIALDAAASEFYSDGHYHFKKSTGDKLTSSEMASYWADWTRRYPIISIEDGLDEDDWAGWKQLTDEVGQNVQLVGDDLFVTNVKRIQEGIEKGVANAILIKVNQIGSLTETIDAINLGRRHQYKSIMSHRSGETEDNTIADLAVALNTGQIKTGSMSRSDRMAKYNQLLRIEQELGEVAYFPGRNM
- a CDS encoding FtsB family cell division protein; this translates as MALPDVLDRVPRFLRSFYFLTGMTFLVWMTLFDGNDLLKQYEMYDKWRELQVQKEYYTGKIAEVKKDRAELLSSPEMLEKFAREKYVMKRPGEDVFVLVPQEEE